A region from the Polyangiaceae bacterium genome encodes:
- a CDS encoding glycosyltransferase: MVRPLSMENFALSVIAPCFNEELNIPELSRRVVEVFRRGKLKGELILVDDGSSDGTRAAIEQAEKEYPGEVVGRFHPQNMGIAHGWKTGVGAARAPVVAVIDADLQYQPEDLLRLYHALLEHSVDVVQGWRSAVGRERGTRYNLSRGLNTLLNKTFGMDLQDNKSGFVMCAKEVMEDLLTYRGHYYYWQSFIMVAAHAKGYSYKQIETLFENRRAGKSFLDGTAYRASAKALVDLGKAAWEYRIRQKPKDVSEQFLRRHPVVDRSKPMSPARRVEWQAYLGFFNQTHWMITRDVERYYELLRKTQWLSPTHLRDLQDEKLRRLVRHAYRNVPYYRHRMREAGIRPEDIRGQADLYKLPFLTKQDVRDHVYFDILSENHDKDEVLRITTSGSTGEPFVCFADRAQLEFRWSATLRSQEWTGYEFGDPSVRLWHQTLGMSKSQALKEQLDAKLSRRKFIPVFEMSDDKLDEMVREIADWKPVLMDGYAEALDFLAHYLKTKGNVDVRPRALMSSAQTLPETSRKLIEEAFGCKVFDKYGSREFSGIAYECEAHTGHHIVGEGYIVEILRDGEPARPGEVGEVVVTDLNNFCLPFIRYRIGDLAVAMDPDFECPCGRGLPLLGSIEGRVQSIIQGTDRRYVPGTFFAHYLKEFDHAIQRFQVVQEREGAMTFRVVKGGRYSDDALQEILATFREYLGSDMQIDVEFVENIDMVRTGKRLASVSRLAVDFQSGAPRRIDTN; this comes from the coding sequence CCGAGCTCTCCCGCCGCGTGGTCGAGGTCTTCCGCCGCGGCAAGCTCAAGGGTGAGCTGATCCTGGTGGACGACGGTAGCTCCGACGGCACCCGCGCCGCCATCGAGCAAGCCGAGAAAGAGTACCCCGGGGAGGTCGTCGGGCGCTTCCACCCGCAGAACATGGGCATCGCCCATGGCTGGAAGACGGGTGTGGGGGCCGCTCGAGCGCCCGTGGTGGCGGTGATCGACGCCGACCTCCAGTACCAGCCGGAGGACCTCCTGCGCCTGTACCACGCGCTCCTCGAGCACAGCGTGGACGTGGTGCAGGGCTGGCGCAGCGCCGTCGGGCGAGAGCGGGGCACGCGCTACAACTTGAGCCGCGGTCTCAACACGCTCTTGAACAAGACCTTTGGCATGGACCTGCAAGACAACAAGAGCGGGTTCGTGATGTGCGCCAAGGAGGTGATGGAAGATCTGCTCACCTATCGCGGCCACTACTATTACTGGCAGTCGTTCATCATGGTGGCGGCCCACGCCAAGGGCTACTCCTACAAGCAAATCGAAACGCTGTTCGAGAACCGCCGCGCCGGTAAGAGCTTCTTGGACGGGACTGCGTATCGGGCGTCCGCCAAGGCCTTGGTGGATCTGGGCAAGGCGGCGTGGGAGTACCGCATCCGGCAAAAGCCGAAGGACGTCTCGGAGCAGTTCCTTCGACGCCACCCTGTGGTGGATCGCAGCAAGCCGATGAGCCCGGCGCGCCGCGTGGAATGGCAGGCGTATCTCGGCTTCTTCAACCAGACCCACTGGATGATCACGCGGGACGTAGAGCGCTACTACGAGCTCTTGCGCAAGACGCAGTGGCTTTCCCCCACGCACCTCCGGGACTTGCAGGACGAAAAGCTCCGCCGCCTGGTGCGCCACGCGTACCGCAACGTGCCCTACTACCGACACCGCATGCGGGAAGCCGGCATCCGCCCGGAGGACATCCGAGGCCAGGCGGATCTCTACAAGCTGCCGTTCTTGACCAAGCAGGACGTGCGGGACCACGTCTACTTCGACATCCTGAGCGAGAACCACGACAAGGACGAGGTGCTGCGCATCACCACCAGCGGCTCCACGGGCGAGCCCTTCGTGTGCTTCGCGGATCGGGCTCAGCTGGAGTTCCGTTGGTCCGCCACATTGCGCTCACAAGAGTGGACGGGCTACGAGTTCGGCGACCCCAGTGTGCGCCTCTGGCACCAGACGCTCGGCATGAGCAAGAGCCAAGCTCTGAAGGAGCAGCTCGACGCCAAGCTCTCTCGCCGCAAGTTCATCCCGGTGTTCGAGATGAGCGACGACAAGCTCGACGAGATGGTGCGCGAGATCGCCGACTGGAAGCCGGTGCTGATGGACGGCTACGCCGAGGCCCTCGATTTTCTCGCGCACTACCTGAAGACCAAGGGCAACGTGGACGTGCGCCCGCGCGCCCTCATGAGCAGCGCTCAAACCTTGCCCGAGACCAGCCGCAAGCTCATCGAGGAAGCCTTCGGCTGCAAGGTGTTCGACAAGTACGGCTCTCGCGAGTTCTCCGGCATTGCCTACGAGTGCGAGGCGCACACCGGGCATCACATCGTGGGCGAGGGCTACATCGTGGAGATCTTGCGGGACGGAGAGCCGGCCCGCCCCGGAGAGGTCGGCGAGGTCGTGGTCACGGACCTCAACAACTTCTGCCTGCCCTTCATCCGCTATCGCATCGGCGACCTGGCCGTGGCCATGGACCCCGACTTCGAGTGCCCCTGCGGCCGCGGTCTACCGCTCCTGGGCAGCATCGAAGGGCGCGTGCAGTCCATCATCCAGGGAACCGATCGCCGTTACGTGCCGGGGACCTTCTTCGCGCACTACCTGAAGGAGTTCGACCACGCCATCCAGCGCTTCCAGGTGGTGCAGGAGCGCGAGGGCGCCATGACCTTCCGCGTGGTGAAGGGCGGACGCTACTCCGACGACGCGCTGCAAGAGATCCTCGCGACCTTCCGCGAGTACCTGGGCAGCGACATGCAAATAGACGTGGAGTTCGTCGAGAACATCGACATGGTCCGCACCGGCAAGCGCTTGGCCAGCGTGTCGCGCCTCGCCGTGGACTTCCAATCCGGCGCTCCTCGCCGCATCGACACCAACTGA